In the Hyalangium minutum genome, one interval contains:
- a CDS encoding transporter, whose product MHQGSRTPRSKRRASGRSSPLFFNYAHEPLVVINPANADRLQHLVRNQLGFDLIGSTGLGERFELGLVAPLKIERGEFNELPTGNLEQSWKGGLGDLRLVPKVLLLERDTLRLGLAAPMVMPTADASELQGQKGFGVQPRLAADYAFESGTRLLANLGLNVRSRRIGRIEAMLLVRAGAEVPRRSDTISPPCAPPGPAATSPSFR is encoded by the coding sequence ATGCACCAAGGATCGCGCACCCCGCGATCGAAACGCCGCGCTTCCGGAAGATCGTCTCCACTCTTCTTCAACTACGCCCATGAGCCGCTCGTCGTCATCAACCCGGCCAACGCCGACCGGCTGCAGCACCTGGTGCGCAACCAGCTCGGCTTCGACCTGATCGGCTCCACCGGCCTGGGGGAGCGCTTCGAGCTGGGCCTCGTGGCCCCGCTCAAGATCGAGCGCGGCGAGTTCAACGAGCTGCCCACCGGCAACCTGGAGCAGTCGTGGAAGGGCGGCCTGGGTGACCTCCGGCTCGTCCCCAAGGTGTTACTTCTAGAACGCGACACCCTGCGGCTGGGGCTCGCGGCGCCAATGGTGATGCCCACGGCGGACGCCTCGGAGCTTCAGGGCCAGAAGGGGTTTGGCGTGCAGCCGCGGCTCGCGGCGGACTACGCCTTCGAGAGCGGCACCCGGCTGCTGGCCAACCTGGGCCTCAACGTGCGCAGCCGGCGTATAGGCAGGATAGAGGCCATGTTGCTGGTGAGGGCTGGAGCGGAGGTGCCGAGGAGGAGCGACACGATCAGCCCTCCTTGCGCACCACCCGGTCCCGCCGCCACTTCACCTTCTTTCCGATGA
- a CDS encoding dirigent protein yields MAVLTLPMLGCGSARADEPWTLRTIADARSGIASPVDLGAPGDSPGDMFVFDQPLLNEAGQNIGSNSGFCVRTLPGQFSECQWTLTMSDGSITVAGREAETGPSQIPVIGGTGAYLGVSGVLVTTPNGDRTFTQVLTLIRPNS; encoded by the coding sequence ATGGCTGTTTTGACCCTGCCGATGCTGGGCTGCGGTTCCGCCCGGGCAGACGAACCCTGGACTCTGAGGACCATCGCCGATGCCCGCAGCGGCATTGCCTCGCCCGTAGACCTGGGCGCTCCAGGTGACTCGCCGGGGGATATGTTCGTCTTCGATCAGCCGCTGCTGAATGAGGCAGGGCAAAACATCGGGAGCAACAGCGGCTTCTGCGTCCGGACGCTGCCCGGCCAGTTCAGTGAGTGCCAGTGGACGCTCACGATGAGCGATGGCTCCATCACCGTCGCGGGCCGGGAGGCCGAGACAGGTCCCTCCCAGATTCCCGTCATCGGTGGCACAGGTGCCTACTTGGGCGTGAGCGGGGTGCTGGTCACCACTCCCAATGGAGATAGGACGTTCACTCAGGTGCTCACGCTGATCCGGCCGAACAGCTGA
- a CDS encoding transcriptional regulator yields the protein MRTDILPEELLETVLGSMTAAAAERLRAEPGLPQVLSRIFAEAASLRSVAPEPLVFARHLGAWLAEADDPARVLERLHARDLALALACALETPGATELLEEEVLGRLRVPLSRLHPSPAFVDEVLQTLRANLLMPRAGGPPRLIGYAGVGSLFHWVNSAGVRLALRMRKAHGQEAQVDAEVLAAHPAQGGLELGLVREEARAHVRAAFVQAVASLDDEDRELLRLHFVERLSLERMGTLYGLHKSTLSRRLSGVQALLEKRTRRCLSERLALSSEELDSVMRAIHGRLDLSLSGLLAAKG from the coding sequence ATGCGCACGGACATCCTTCCCGAGGAGCTCCTCGAGACGGTTCTCGGTTCGATGACGGCAGCCGCCGCGGAGCGGCTGCGTGCCGAGCCCGGCCTGCCTCAGGTACTCTCCCGGATATTCGCGGAGGCGGCCTCGCTTCGGAGCGTGGCGCCAGAGCCACTCGTGTTCGCGCGTCACTTGGGCGCGTGGCTCGCCGAGGCGGACGACCCCGCTCGCGTCCTGGAGCGCCTGCATGCGCGAGACCTGGCGCTCGCGCTCGCCTGTGCCCTGGAGACGCCCGGAGCCACGGAGCTGCTCGAGGAGGAGGTCCTGGGCAGGCTGCGCGTGCCGCTCTCCCGCCTCCATCCCTCGCCCGCGTTCGTGGACGAGGTGCTCCAGACGCTCCGGGCGAACCTGCTCATGCCCCGGGCGGGAGGGCCGCCCCGGCTCATCGGCTATGCGGGCGTGGGCTCATTGTTCCACTGGGTGAACAGCGCGGGCGTGCGGCTCGCGCTGCGGATGCGCAAGGCGCATGGCCAGGAGGCCCAGGTGGATGCCGAGGTGCTGGCCGCGCATCCCGCCCAGGGAGGGCTGGAGCTGGGGCTGGTCCGCGAGGAGGCCCGCGCGCATGTGCGTGCCGCTTTCGTGCAGGCGGTGGCGTCACTCGATGACGAGGACCGGGAGCTCTTGCGCCTGCACTTCGTGGAGCGGCTTTCCCTGGAGCGGATGGGGACGCTGTACGGTCTGCACAAGTCGACCCTGTCCCGGCGGTTGTCCGGGGTACAGGCGCTGCTGGAAAAGCGCACGCGCCGGTGCCTGTCGGAGCGGCTGGCGCTCTCCTCGGAGGAATTGGACAGCGTGATGCGCGCTATCCACGGTCGCCTCGACCTGAGCCTGTCCGGGCTCCTGGCGGCGAAGGGATGA